A stretch of Neisseria subflava DNA encodes these proteins:
- a CDS encoding DUF302 domain-containing protein, translating into MKHILPLIAASALCISTASAHPTGEPSTQNETTMTTHTLTSKYSFDETVSRLETAIKSKGMDIFAVIDHQEAARRNGLTMQPAKVIVFGTPKAGTPLMVKDPAFALQLPLRVLVTETDGKVRAAYTDTRALIAGSRIGFDEVANTLANAEKLIQKTVGE; encoded by the coding sequence ATGAAACACATACTCCCCCTGATTGCCGCATCCGCACTCTGCATTTCAACCGCTTCGGCACATCCTACCGGCGAACCGTCCACCCAAAACGAAACCACTATGACCACGCATACCCTCACCTCAAAATACAGCTTTGACGAAACCGTCAGCCGCCTTGAAACCGCCATAAAAAGCAAAGGAATGGACATTTTTGCCGTCATTGACCATCAGGAAGCCGCCCGCCGAAACGGCTTAACGATGCAGCCGGCAAAAGTCATCGTCTTCGGCACGCCCAAAGCCGGCACGCCGCTGATGGTCAAAGACCCCGCCTTCGCCCTGCAACTGCCCCTGCGCGTCCTCGTTACCGAAACGGACGGCAAAGTACGCGCCGCCTATACCGATACGCGCGCCCTCATCGCCGGCAGCCGCATCGGTTTTGACGAAGTGGCAAACACTTTGGCAAACGCCGAAAAACTGATACAAAAAACCGTAGGCGAATAA